The genomic segment GCCATATTCTTGAATTGtgcttctttgtttgtttgtggttttaTTCTTAGAAGCAATCTTAGTAGTCTAGGCTCTTTGTTACAATTATATGTACCACCTTGGTTAATCTTAGGCCTAGTTATAAACATAGCCTAGTAGGAAGGTAATATAAGAATATAATGTACCTGCATAAGGTAACACAAAACCGGAGGTGGTTTGCAAAGAACTCTTCAGGCAGGGATGGACTGGCCCAAAAATTTGGCCcgggactttgggatggagaggccttttatGAGACCGCAGGAATAGCGCGCGTAGAATTTTGCCccagtgtaaaataataaaaatgagtccttatccgtggatatgtgcattgcaactgcatgtcaatgttgggatgtgcatgtgtttagaatattgtgaagatcactgggaaatattttataagcaatcttgtccatgtacaaaatattagaaattgcatgtgcctagaaaggtaaatcaaggctgaaaatgatctaaatagtgcaagataGAATTATTTTAGTGGGAAAAAAAAATTcattgacacatacacagggtttgggagatgggggcgggccggggtttgttgtccgttgctgtggttaccggtgttgaagtgttccaatggtttattagcggtggtatctaataaatcgctctctaatcaatacttcattcactgcctcttccgtgggcattacaatattatgaatagttctctgacgtctctggtacttccataatttaagtcattattatattgccaaacatgctcgctagtgcacctgtcatagctatgttgctgtgtcctgttcccgcctcaccattggactcgctgacaggggcgtcgccgtcaaccttggcttttccacggaaatggtcggttaatttagcacatttggctgcgtcttgctctaacatttttttccttttcaacctcaacttctgAGTGCCACCCAATTAtttttcctctccaccacctttttgacattttcgtatttcggtgtaacttcagtgagatcaacgagaagtaagtgacccggccgtgtgtcaggctgagccaatcagaaatgacagaccgcggagcagtccaagttgggaggggccgttcggccgctcgctttggccgctcgctttgcccccatacactgtgggggtgctcccccctctaaattgacagtaatacatcggCCCCGTTTCACCGTCAGGCAAGAGCTCCGTTTCGCGCTGTAAGCAAATATCCGGCCGCAGGCCGTCCCAAATCACGGCTTActtaactttttcattttttttttacatcttttacaacaaaaaatataatataaatatgtaataaaaaaaataaaaaaaataataataataaaacaaatctaaaagaattacggccggccggctcggcctgaaatcgaccggccgttcgggaaatctcccgaacctcccgatggccagtccgcccctgtcTTCAGGTATCCAgttatggtgtgttccagatgccttgTACACCATGCGAGTTGCACTTGTGACGTAATTTCTCGTAGCACTTAAGTTATAGAGctcttaaagtgtaattccgccTCTTGATACTTTTATTacactattatattatttaaggTAGCcggtaatcgacttgtgtggaaacatggacctaccggtaaggcaCAGACTTGGAGAAGTATTTTCTAATAAACTCCCGGTACTCTAAATAaagtttatgttttgttttatttgtcggtcatgctactgcagaggtttggtgctttTTTGGGCAATATTAGTtgttaaaaaatgtagatttgGGAGTGTTCACACCGCCCCTAGACAATGCAATGGAAGCaatttgggctgttacattGCGCCGGGCATTCGCGAGCAAGCTCTATACTCAATTATCAACGAAAAAAGTGTCTGGCGGGCTTATTTTATGGGTCTTCAttccgattattattatttttttacattttaaagggCTGATTAAATTGACAacacgcaagggggtttacggacccattacgtcgtTGCGGACCCTTCTTgcatccaccgcaagggcctaaCGTGCGCCTccaaaaaatgttaaccttctgTCGTGgcaacgcagcagcaagggttgtgattggtcccctCACTTAAACCCGCTATAATGTCTGGCTGCAGcctgtaggacatggacatccacATCCGACTGCTCAACTGCTAGGTTAtacgcccgatacgcgtctctacgttcactttgtatgggatcttgtcgcccgtcgcgtttggttagaacgcactggagaagtttcagacagacagccaaaattgtcatttttattcagaaaatagccggtccttttgcttcctgtaaaaagcatgtttgtgacactggataacgatatagatacatcatctagcctgcatgtggagggccacataaggtaggaaattggtttacgtaaactgctggatctgtttgctcgtgatgacctggccaaaggttacccacggtcctaagcgattgtgatctgattctggttggtgctccagctagtatgcattgtatatagattgcagctagtagcagccaGCTACACACGATGAGATtgctataaaaataataataataatacatttaatttagaggcgcctttcaagacacccaaggtcaccttacagagcatatagtcatcataatgCCAATACCTATGCCAATGTGGtaatagttgttttgtctgattgagagcctggtaggcctatcctgacataaatatgttctcgcataacctgtgtgattatcctaaattGTAGGGGATattatttgcgggcaatttgcttatgatgttgtaacgagtgaagtctacattggtccttcgctagtgtttactggtggtcaggatttggcagatgcaattctcctctgggcgcttctttttttattttattttttaatgcagcataacatatgctaccagcagcagccctcgctcgtcttcaaaaggctgatgctcagtacctcgtttcatttcgtaccccctttacagtctggcattttTTGTCTGGTAAACTACCTGTCCGTTTCTGGACTGTCTCCGAGGTCCTAACACGTTACAAAAGGTCCGAACAATTCCGAACGAGGTCCGAACACATTCCTATCGAGATCAGAGAGTTTCAAACGAGGTCCGAACAAGGTCCGAACACGGTCCGAACACTGATTCCGAACTGTGTAGGTCACGTGACCGAGGAGGAGTGGTTATCATGGTGGTTATTGCTTTAGAGTGGCAGCCATTCTTTTCCACCGCATCACAACAGACTCGGggaaaaaggtttggaaacTTGATTAATACTCATAAAAGCAACaccttaaaaaacaaaacggtTTACGATTTCATTTCTCAGCATGATATTCATCTTTGTATTTCAACTTTCTTGTTACGTGGCCACTTTGCTAACGGAGCTTCTGACTGCTGTGCATACTAGCACTGTGTGGCTACGGCCAGCAGGGTGGGGATATTGGCGATATGATAGAATCAGAAGACCAATAATAACTTATTTATTTGCCGTTTAATGATGTCTTGTGATGTGAAATAATTGTGCCAGGGTTCGTCCCCTCCGGTAATGGAGCCTGTTTATATGTTGGGGCAGAGTGCAGATGTGTCCAGATGTAGCCTATGACATGCTTGTGCCAAGTTtaattattaacaataataaaacaGTACTGCAAAACATGCCTACCTACCTAACTAcctacataaatacacacacacacacacacacacacacacacacacacacacacacacacacacacacattataataaTTTCCTCCACTCGGTctgtctgtacacacacatagcctAGCTCGACATCAACCTGTTTTATATTTAATGTTCGCAGATGACTAAGACAGGAAAGCCAGACAGCTACTTGAGGGACCTCTGCATAAAATATGCCCAGGGCCAATTCCGCTTCTCGACTGGCAAACGGCCAGGGGCCAAGAAATGGAAAAAGGCCTTGGAGAGCCTCGATGCTTGCCCCCTGCAGAGCCATAGTGCTAGTAAGGATCTGTTCGGGAGAAGCCTTCAGTGCTCCTGTGGGTTCCACAAGGTATGTGAAATTATTTTCCCCTGTGGGTTCCACAAGGTAAGTGAGTTATTTACTAATTGATTGTTTACAGGTTTGCTTGTTCTTTCCTCTGGTGGGCTTCAGTGATTTTGCAGTAATGCCTGATGTATTTTAACAACTGGAGAAAACTAGTAGTGTAGGATTCTTAGGTGTATGTAGCATGGCCCCTCTttgtgtacccccccccccccccccagccagcagATCTGTCATCAAGAGCTGGGTCCAGTGAGGCAGGAGTAGTTGAGACGGAGGCAGGGCGAGTCCGAGTCGGCTCAGAGGCAGGAAGAGGAGACACGGATGCAGGGGGAGCCCGGTCCcacacagaggcagaggcagaggcagggagaggagacaaggaggcagggagaagagacacagagacaaggagaggagtcACGGATGCAGGGGGAGCCCGGTCCcacacagaggcagaggcagggagaggagacaaggagtcAGGGGCATCAGTGGCAGGACAGGAAGTGCAGTGCTATGGGTGCAACCAGCTTGTGGAGGCAGCACATTTTTCAGAGCACCTGTCTGACCACCAAACTCAGGATACGTGTGACACCTGTGGGGCCAAGGTGCTGGGTACTGTTGATCTTTTGAACCATATTCAACAGGTTCACTATGCAGGATTCGTTATGCCATCAATGCAAAAGCCAACAGTACAAACACCGAAGCCAACGCCATCACCACCGAAGCCCACACTACTACCACCGATGCCAACGccatctctgctccctccttcaAATAGCTGTGCCACGCCACACCACACTGCAACTCCACCTAAACCATCTCCAGTAGTTTGGAAAGGTTTTCTTCCCGATCAATTTCAAAGTAATCCAGGAAGCAGATCAGGTGTGGATTGCAAAGTGCCTATATGAGCCTACAGGTCAGCTGAAGCAGAACTTTGAAGCCTGCTGGTTTCACCCCCCACTGGAGCCCAAACCCTCTCGTCCTGAGCCTGGGTGGTACCACCGGCAGAGGCTGTTCATCTGGGCACCCATGAGGATGTGGGGGATTTCCTTAAAATGAACAGCTCCGGTATATATAGAAAGGTCAGGGAGGTGATTGATGTGGATAGCCGCTACTACCTAGTGGGAGGGGACTATCCGTGTTCGAACCCTTCACTCTTAGTCTGCCCATGGAGCCAGGATATTCTCTCCCAGTTGGATGTGGCACACAGGAGCCTGTTCCCCGCTGTCCTCACGACCCAGCTGGCTCTGGACAGGAAAGGTGTGACTTTCCTCAAGCCAAGGACCAGTGGAAACAGTTCCTCCTACGTCCAGTCTGCAATGGAAGAAGCGCACAGTGAGGAGTGGGCACGGCAGACCATCCGCTACCTCTCGGACTGTGAGCGCCACAAGAAGATGGCTACGTTCATCCCCTCTGCAGCTGTCTATCTTCCTCCACCAACCTTCAGGCCCCTTCCACTTGCTCAATGGTTTGAGACGGTCCACTCCAACGACATTCTCAGCCATCTGGATGAGATGAAGGGAGTGATCACTTCTACCTATGGTAGAATTCTGAAGATGGATTCAACAAAGAAGGTTAAGGTAAAaactatataaaatataacatgtaTAATTACAAAACAGGAAATTGGTTTACTTCTtagtgcttgtgtttgttttacagATCACCAAGAAGCTGGCTGGCGGGATCGGGGACAGTGCTGCATGGATATCCAATATCGGAAACGAGTTTGGCCAGGTCCTGAACTCTGTTCTGACGTCGGGTGAAGGTGCAGGGTTGGAAGAGTTGTGCCAAGGCGTCGTCACTCGGTACAAGAATGCAGGCCAAGCTGAACCTGAGGCCATCTATGTCGACCGAGACTGCTGCAGCCAGTCAGGTgggtgaaaaacacacacacacacacacacacacacacacacacacacacacacacacacacacacacacacacacacacacacacacacacacacacacacacacacacacacacacacacacacacacaccctgttagAACCATTTGTTATAAATGTATGGAAGTGGTACAGGCAATTGGGAATTTGCTTAATCATGGTTTAACCCCACACAGGGTTAGGTTGGTCTATgtaattatgttgttttttacagGTGTGTCTTCAGTGGCTAAGCTGTTTCACCCATGGCAATCTGCAGTGCGCTTGGACAGCTTCCACTTTATGAGACGCTTTAACTGCGGCCTCACAACAGAACACCACCCTCTATATGGCATCTTTTGTGCCAAGCTTTCCTCCTGCATTTTTGCATGGGACCAGGAGGATGTGCAACGCCTGAAGGAGGCCAAGAGAGCAGAGTGGAAGAGCAGCCACAGCGGGCATACTCCCACTGAGGAACAGCTCATGGCCACCATCAGTCCAGGCGAACTGAAGAGGCACTGCAGGAGGAGGACCCGTGGAGTGGAGGAGATACGGGGCATGATCTCAGGGCTGCTGGAATCGGTGTGGGAGCTGACGGACACCACAGGGCTGCGTCTGGTGAGCCATGACAGCATGCGCCATGTCTGGGAAGTACAGCAGAAGCACCTGGAGTGCCTCCAAGACCCTGCAGGTGTTGCACTGTACACGAAGGTGGGGACACTCCAGAAGGGCGGCAAAGAGCTGGACATCCTAAGGTGTGGTAGGGGGTCCTCCTCCCTGGAGAGGACCCCCACTGTCGGGTATTCATGTGTATTCACTTTACAATAATGGTTGACTTACcaccatgttgcctagtcgttcaattgcgcttctgtcccacgcttctctgtttacgttcttgtgtcgtgattcggttacataACTAACCGGCGCATAGtcaaattccgcttctgctgagaaagtagtccctcgatgattcatgcgatgcaaggttagttttatttctaacattattctatcaacacagacatttaaatctatagtctggcgttataattgatttacctcgtgtgtactgtggagtgggtaagactgtttttaatagcaggctagcattgcccgttgccgtgtgctagcctagcacgagcgaactctgcaactagaaggactgaatgaaatgtgttgaaaactgtctccagtgataaagaataccattgctaacttgggaatcaggccctatgtccaaaattccgaactacccctttaaggaaaggaggcataaaggttaggaggTTTGACTATTCGAAGAGGCCCccggcctaccataagggtactgtcggcggtggaatatcgacctcggaactgatgggctataccgccccctcggACTGAGGAAAACCGAACCGAActgcaccctccggtggaaatgcgccataagtaGGCTACCATGAGACAGGGAGACCGCTGGAGGAGCCTTTCCGATGTCAAAAGCCCAtctcgtctccccctctcatgGTGACGTGAGCCAGACGTCCCTCTTGGGGGCCACTcttggcgcgtttccaccggagGTCGCTGGTCGGTTCAGTTCGCAAAGGTGCcgggatcgcgtttccaccgccaaaagtagACGTGACCCGGACCGAGCCgtattgagccgtactcgtctctTAGTACTCCTCCATTGGGGTATTGAGCCGCCTAAAAGGGTGctggtgttacaccgaattctgcgacccaccaaaaagtgtgaccccagggggcgctgttgcacattttctgcaacatgcacgagtgcattatgacaaaaacataaataaaacataagatctcccccccaTTGGtgggtcttttttttctttatactaacattaattctaaacagcattttacacagtagcctataataggaaatgctcaaaggtaaatcagcgtaaTTTAACACTGACTAGCTTTTTATGGAAAGgagcaacggtgaaggaccgtactaaacgccctatccattgtatgggtctgtaaaatgctaatcaaatcaatcaaatgtatttattaagcaccttaTGTTTTATGGatgtcatgcctgtctacgcttcaaactcgtgcatattgcagtaaatatgcaacagcgccccctggggtaacacttttcggtgggtcgcagaattcggtgtaacgcccggcaagttcgagctacataCGCCGtctgttgattggtcgacagaatcgcacttccatgcgacagggggataataacaaacaaacacgttaTCCGtgaggtatttctggacaacggcgaaagcttcttttatttgaagaaaatgtctccaaaatttGCCGTCCTTCTCtgacgtcctacattgttgatatgttcttctttttccttggacttcttagcaggctacactgtgtcgggctgctatgaggtcacgatgtTAACGTAgctggacctattaaagaaaaagtCCTGTAAACTCCTTACAGTTCCTAACAAAGTCCTAACAACTCCTAACAAAGTCCTAACAGTTCCTAACGAAGTCCTAACAACTCCTAACAGTTCCTAACGAAGTCCTAACAACTCCTAACAAAGTCCTAACAGTTCCTAACAAAGTCCTAACAACTCCTAACAAAGTCCTAACAGTTCCTAACAAAGTCCTAACAGTTCCTAACAGTTCCTAACGAAGTCCTAACAAAGTCCTAACAGTTCCTAACGAAGTCCTAACAACTCCTAACAGTTCCTAACGAAGTCCTAACAAGATCCTAACACAGGCGCGAACACTCCTAACCAGTGGGGCAAAAGAGCCATTCAGATCCTGAGAAATCTCTGGGTCGACGGACAGTACCCGGATTGGTTAGTCATTCAATGGTTGCCATTCAACACCTTCTGGTTGCCGTGCATGCTAGCTGCTGATTAAACGACTAGTGTTGTGAACTTCCTCCGAAACTATTGACGCTCAATTGTCAGGTAGGCTATAGGTAAAGCGATTTACAGAAAGCTTGTTTCTTTCAAGACATCATAAGAAAGTACTAAAATTAACGTACACATGTTTTAAAGTGTCTTTATTAGTGGTATTTGTGTTTGTAGATATGCGAGTAGTCCGTACGTGTGCTGGTTATGtacgtgttttattattataacatcGCTAGCCTATATAGGCCCCTAACCCCTGCCTATGCACCCAAGAGGAGCAAAGGGcttaataaaaaaagatataggcCTAGCCTGCTATATAGTAACTGACGATGATTGATACTATCAAAACACCCAAACAATGTTATGATGTATCAATGGAAGGGATTTCAGCTGTTATCTATCCCCTATTTATGCTATGATTAAACAAAAAAGTCGTGAAATCGCTGCTTttactataggcctactgtatatgcATCAGGCATATCCTACTATTTCTGATGTCTTGGTATatcttatttatatatttttacttgAATCAGCCGTTTAATTGTCTTTCGGCTTGTAGactaaacaaaatgaagcaactgtcccatatttctaactgcaattgaagtagacattgagactcaaagaaaatggacgctataggacggtgatcatgatttgtctcaatatcagaataacaacaataggTCAAATATAAATGGCTTGTCgaatggccataaagtaggtctgtatgtgcagtgtaagcttgtccagccCCTGCAAGTCAGGGTGTAGGctctgaatctgaatgaataggTCAAATGTATTATGCTACACCGTGAAACTCCTATGccacaatttgattggttcgctttCTCGGGATATTTTGCAATAGGCCTATCCTATGATTGCGATCTCAAACTCGTTATATGTTTTCATCGCAAATGTCGCGTGACGGTCGTCTCGTCacgctcataaaaacaaataaacagataATAAAAACAACTAAATCTCGGCATGAAGTATTCACACTATTGAATAACTGTtatagtatatactaaaacagttattcacctcaggctccgtgaatagtgagGAATAGCCCTCTCGACCTTCGTTCTCGgaggctattccccactattcactatTCAACATTTTTGAAataccagccgccactggttaTCAATTAAACAGCGGGTAGTTTGCAGATCATGTGTTGCTGCTTTTATATGAGTTACTTAGACCGCATTACCACCGTCGTGCAACAACGCGAACCTGAAAAATAACAATAGATAAATGCATTGTACAGTCGACAAGAACAATTAGGGATATGTGTTGGGTGTGGATTTGGCTAATCTATTTTAGTTAGGGAAAAGGTTAGTCGTGTGATGGTTTGGCTCCCCCAAGCGTAAACATGTTAGACTAGTTTGTGGATAACTGTAactataaaaaaacatataatcACTCAATGTGCGTATTTTTAAGTTGACTACTGATGAGACGACTCGTCGTTTTGAAAAAGCATATTCCatgtattcattcaacattaattcttcttcttcttcatgtttaacctctgttttccttttattcctagtctgttttacatagttttgaatgatgactatatgctctgtaaggtgaccttgggtgtcttgaaaggcgcctctaaattaaatgtattatagtattattttATATCCATAGTATAGTATCAATATGATGATAAAGGATGTATGTGTTGATAAAATATCCAATGTATCCCGTATTCAGTCACggtggccgagaggttaaggcgttggactcgaaatccaatggggtttccccgcacAGGTTCGAATCCTGTTCGTGACGAATCATTTTCGACATTTCACTCTCTTATAGACGCAACTACTTAGACGGTCGGGTAGATAAACAAACACGAAGTTCATTTTATTCGTCAAAACTGAGTGGAATACCGATACAATTATAATAAACAGTTCTTCTTCACATTTTCCTACAAGCACCATGAACCATTGTGTTCATATGAATGAATTGAAATATGAATTtacaaaatgtaaaataatgttTAACAAGTTTAGGTCTGATATTCATCTGATACAACAAAATGCACTCCACTAGGGAATCATGTCTCGCGTTGCCGGCCTGACCGACTCTCCATTCAAAATCCGAGTCAGGGCCAATACTATACCCCATCAATACCAAATTGTTTGGCTTTTTTTTATCAGTATTAGCTTATTTCCATAAAAAGCAATTGTGTTGTTTACATAGATAGACTATGTGTTCACAACAAAACTGTTAAGTATTACAACAAAACTGCTAACAATTCCACACCCCTCTTTTTTGCATGAGAATGGATTCGCCCGGTGATTATATAAATGATCGGCGAGACCGCAGAGCATAGTTTGGGGCATTG from the Gadus macrocephalus chromosome 20, ASM3116895v1 genome contains:
- the LOC132448858 gene encoding uncharacterized protein LOC132448858 — protein: MNSSGIYRKVREVIDVDSRYYLVGGDYPCSNPSLLVCPWSQDILSQLDVAHRSLFPAVLTTQLALDRKGVTFLKPRTSGNSSSYVQSAMEEAHSEEWARQTIRYLSDCERHKKMATFIPSAAVYLPPPTFRPLPLAQWFETVHSNDILSHLDEMKGVITSTYGRILKMDSTKKITKKLAGGIGDSAAWISNIGNEFGQVLNSVLTSGEGAGLEELCQGVVTRYKNAGQAEPEAIYVDRDCCSQSGVSSVAKLFHPWQSAVRLDSFHFMRRFNCGLTTEHHPLYGIFCAKLSSCIFAWDQEDVQRLKEAKRAEWKSSHSGHTPTEEQLMATISPGELKRHCRRRTRGVEEIRGMISGLLESVWELTDTTGLRLVSHDSMRHVWEVQQKHLECLQDPAGVALYTKVGTLQKGGKELDILRCGRGSSSLERTPTVGYSCVFTLQ